A window from Gopherus evgoodei ecotype Sinaloan lineage chromosome 24, rGopEvg1_v1.p, whole genome shotgun sequence encodes these proteins:
- the LOC115639378 gene encoding LOW QUALITY PROTEIN: thiosulfate:glutathione sulfurtransferase-like (The sequence of the model RefSeq protein was modified relative to this genomic sequence to represent the inferred CDS: deleted 1 base in 1 codon), producing the protein MPLSRTVVPLQTLLDGRAGRALGLARVSSTPAPGSMDRGNVISHKDMKVLVDSGNARIIDVRLPGEVANGHIANSVNIPVAEVEEALKMDPETFKMKYGVDKPRMDDESLIFHCQMGRRGAQATEIAINLGYTKARNYTGGYKEWSEKEVK; encoded by the exons ATGCCGCTGAGCCGGACCGTGGTTCCGCTGCAGACGCTCCTA GACGGACGGgcgggcagggccctggggctggCACGAGTCAGCAGCACCCCGGCGCCGGGCAGCATGGACAGAG GAAATGTCATTTCCCACAAGGACATGAAAGTGCTGGTCGACAGCGGGAATGCTCGGATTATCGACGTGCGGTTGCCAGGGGAGGTGGCGAATGGCCATATCGCCAACTCGGTCAATATTCCAG TGGCAGAAGTCGAGGAAGCCCTGAAAATGGACCCTGAGACATTTAAGATGAAGTATGGTGTGGACAAGCCACGGATGGATGACGAGAGCTTGATCTTCCACTGTCAGATGGGCAGGAGAGGGGCTCAAGCCACAGAGATCGCCATAAACCTTGGCTACACCAa GGCCCGTAACTACACAGGTGGCTACAAGGAATGGTCTGAGaaggaagtgaagtga